The genomic stretch TCCTCGACGACGTCTCGGTGGTGCGCGGCGGCCGGACCGTCTGGTCGCAGGGCACCCTCACCGTGCCCACGGGCGCGGTCGTCGGGGTGATCGGCCCCAACGGGGCCGGCAAGACCACGCTGTTCCAGCTGGCCCTCGGGCTGCTGCCCCCGGCCACCGGCCGGATCGAGGTGCTCGGCCGCACCCCCAGCCGGGGTGACCGCCGGATCGGCTACGTGCCGCAGAACTACACCGCCGCGCTCGGCGAGACGGTGCGCGCCCGCGACCTGGTCATGCTCGGCCTCACCGGCGGCCGCTTCGGACTGCGCCGCGCCTCCGCCGAGGAGCGGGCGCGGGTCGACGGGGCCCTGGCCCGGGTCGGCGCGTCCGGCTACGCCGACCGGCGGATGTCGGAGCTCTCCGGCGGCCAGCAGCAGCGGGTCGCCATCGCGCAGGCGATCGTCGACGACGCCGAGCTGCTGCTGCTCGACGAACCCCTGGCCAACCTCGACCTGCGCAACCAGCACGAGGTGGTGACGCTGCTCGGCGAGCTCACCCGCTCGCGACAGGTGACCATCATGGTCGTGGTGCACGACCTCAACCCCCTGCTGCCGGTGCTCACCGACGCCGTCTACCTGCTCGACGGGCACCCGCACCACGACCCGATCGACGCCGTCGTCACCGAGGACCTGCTCACCCACCTGTACGGCACCCCGGTCCGGGTGGTGCGCACCGCGCAGGGCGATCTCTTCACCCGGGGCGGCTGAACCGTGGTCACCTTCCAGGAGAACTGGCTGCAGGTGCTGCAGACCACGTTCATGCAGCACGCCCTGATCGGCGGTTCGATGGTCGCGCTGGCCGCCGGGCTGATGGGCTGGTTCGTCGTCACCCGGCAGAACGCCTTCGCCGCGCACGCGCTGGCCCACATCGGCTTCCCGGGCGCCACCGGCGCCATCCTGGTCGGCGCCCCGGTGACCCTGGGCCTGGCGGTGTTCTGCGTCGGCGGCGGGCTGCTGATCGGCCTGCTCGGCAAGCGGGTGGCCGACCGCGAGGTCGCCACCGGCACGATCCTCGCCTTCGCCACCGGCCTCGGGGTGCTGTTCGCCTCGCTCGCCACCGCCAACGCGAGCAGCACCACCACGGTGCTGTTCGGCAACCTGCTGGCGATCTCCACCGACCAGCTGTGGGTCTTCGGCGGCTTCACGCTGCTCGTCGTCGGGGCGCTCGCGGTGATCGCCCGCCCGCTGGTCTTCGCCTCCGTCGACCCGGCGGTGGCCGAGGCGCGGGGCGTGCCGGTGCGCGCCCTGGGGGTGGCGTTCATCGTGCTGCTCGCCCTGACCGTCACGATGGCCGTGCAGGTCGTCGGCACGCTGCTGCTGTTCGCGCTCGTGGTCACCCCGGCCGCCGCGGCCCTGCGGATGACCGCCCGGCCCGGGATGGTCGCCGCGCTCGCCGTGGCCATCGCACTGGGCAGCGTCTGGCTCGGCCTGGTGCTCTCCGCGATGGTCAACCTGCCGCCCAGCTTCTTCGTGACCACCCTCGCCGTCCTCACCTGGGTGCTCACCCTGCTGGTCACCCGCGACCGGACGCCCCGCGGCGCCGCCGTTCCGGTGGCCGACCCGGCGCCGCTCGCCGCCCACCCCGCCGGCTGACCACCGCCCGCGGCGCCGGCCGCTGGGTGATCGACGTCTCAGCCCCCGAACGGGTTCTCCTGGCCCCGGGGCTGTTTTGCCGTGCCGGGTGCGGGGGAAGCTCGGCGACATGCCGAACAACGACACCGACCAGCAGCGGCTGGACCAGAACGCCCCCGGCGGCACCGACGAGGCGCGCGCCGAGCAGCAGCCGCTGGTGCGCATGCTGGCCAACCCGCGCCGCATCCGCCGGGCCTGACCCACCCCGCCTCAACCGCACCCGATCGCATCGCCGCGACGGGTGCGGCGTCGTCCCACGAGCCTCACCGGACCCCTGTCGTCCCGGCTGGTGCCGTGTGCCACGATGGCACTGCGTGAGCGCCTGAACACGTCGGCGTGCCGCGAACTGCTCCGTCACGGGGTGCTGCACGATCGCTGACGTGACTGCCGCAGCCCTCCCCCTGCACACGGCCGACGACGGCTCGGCACCCGTCCGTCGATCCCGCGCGGAGCGCCAGGAGATCGTCCTGGACACCGCCGAGCGACTGTTCTCGGCGCGCAGCTCGCGCAGTGTGGGCATGGACGAACTGGTCCGCGAGACCGGGCTGGGCAAGATGACGGTCTACCGGCTCTTCAAGAGCAAGGACGACCTGGTCGGCGCCTACCTGGCGCGCAAGGCGGCCACGGTGCTGTCCTACATCGACGCCGAGCTGATCCGGCTGGAGGGCGACCCCCGGGCCGCCCTGCTCTCGGTGGTCGACGCGGTGGAGAAGGACGTCACCCGCACCGGCTTCCGCGGCTGCCCGTTCACCAACGTCAGCAGCGAGTACGACGACCCGCAGCACCCCGCCCGCAGCGCCGCCGCCGACTACAAGTTCGAGCTGCACATGCGGCTGGAGCGGCTGGCCGCCGAGGTGGTGCCCGGCGGCGGGGAGGACCTCGCCGCCCAGGTGCACCTGATCATCGACGGGATGTACCTCTCCGGCGGGCTGCTGGGCCCCGACGGGCCGGCCTCCCACGGCCGCCGGCTCGCCCAGAAGCTGATCGACGCCGCCGTCCGGGACGCCACCGCCTGAACGGGCGGCCGGGCGCGGGAAGCCGCAGGATCGGCTCATGACCGACCGCTCGCGCCCTGACCTCGACGACGACACCGTCACCGCCGTCGGCAAGCTCTCGGAGGCCCTCGAGGCCGTCGAGCACGCCCGGGGCATGCTCTACGGCTTCCACCAGCTCACCGGCCGCGCCGACCTGCTCCTGCAGGACGCCGTCGACCTGTTCCGCCAGGCGGGCCACGGCGAATTCGCCGACGACCTGGACCGGGACCTGGTCGGCCGCAACGTCATCGCCGACCGGTGGACCTTCCAGATCGTCGAGGACTACGACGCGAACTACTGGTCCACCTTCCGCTCCTTCGACCAGCGGGCCCGCGAGGCCTTCACCGACGGCGAGCGGCACGTCCACGAGGCGCGGATGAAGCAGCGCGAACGCACCCACGGCCACCCGCACCACGAGGCCGGCCCGGTGCTCGACGAGAACGCCGCCGGGGACGACTGAGCCACGGGCGCGGTGGGTCCTTGTGCCGGTCACCGGTCGGCCCTAGCGTTGGTTACCAGCCAGTAACCCGCGCCGTCCGGCCCCGCACCCAGGAGCGCTCCGCAGATGAGCCACTACACGGCCAACCTCCGCGACCTCGAGTTCAACCTCTTCGAGTTCCAGAGCACCAAGGACCGGTTCGGCACCGGGCCGTTCGCGCAGATGGACGCCGAGACCGCCCGCGGGGTGCTGGCCGAGGTCCGCCGGCTGGCCGAGGGGCCGCTGGCCGCATCCTTCGCCGACGCCGACCGGAACCCGCCGGTGTTCGACCCGGCGACGCACACGGTGACGCTGCCGGAGTCGTTCCGGGAGTCGGTCCGCGCGGTGGAGGCCGGCGAGTGGTGGCGGCTGGACCTGCCCGAGGAGCTCGGCGGCTTCGGCGCACCGTTCAGCTTGCGCTGGGCGGCGTTCGAGATGATCCTCGGCGCCAACCCGGCGGTGTTCATGTACGGCTCGGGCGCGACGTTCGCGGCGATCCTGCACTCGCTCGGCACCCCGGACCAGCAGCGGCTGGCCGAGCTGATGATCGAGCACCTCTGGGGCGCGACGATGGTGCTCACCGAACCCGACGCGGGCTCCGACGTCGGCGCCGGGCGGGCCCGGGCCGTGCAGCAGCCCGACGGCTCCTGGCACATCACCGGCGTCAAGCGCTTCATCTCCTCGGCCGAGCACGACCTGAGCGACAACATCGTGCACCTGGTGCTCGCCCGCCCGGAGGGGGCCGGGCCGGGCACCAAGGGGCTGTCGCTGTTCGTCGTCCCCAAGTTCCACGTCGACCTGGCCACCGGCGAGCTCGGCGAGCGCAACGGCGTGTACGTGACCAACCTCGAGAAGAAGATGGGCCTGAAGGTCTCCACCACCTGCGAGCTCACCTTCGGGGACGGACCGGTCCCGGCCCGGGGCTGGCTGGTCGGCGACGTGCACGACGGCATCGCCCAGATGTTCCGGGTCATCGAGTACGCGCGGATGTTCGTCGGCACCAAGGCGATCGCCACCCTGTCGGCCGGCTACCAGGTGGCCCTGGAGTACGCGAAGACGCGGGTGCAGGGCGCCGACCTCACCGCCACCGCCAAGGACGCCCCGCGGGTGCCGATCACCCACCACCCCGACGTCCGGCGCTCGCTGATGCTGCAGAAGGCCTACGCCGAGGGCATGCGCGCCCTCTACCTCTACACCGCCACCTTCCGCGACCAGGTGATGGAGGCCCAGGCCGCGGGCACCACCGACAGCCCGGAGGCCGTGCTCGCGGCGAAGCTGAACGACCTCCTGCTGCCCGTGGTCAAGGGCTTCGGCTCCGAGCGGGCCACCCAGCTGCTCACCAGCGAGTCGCTGCAGACCCTGGGCGGCTCGGGCTACCTGCAGGACTACCCGGTCGAGCAGTACGTCCGGGACTCCAAGATCGACACCCTCTACGAGGGGACGACGGCGATCCAGGGCCAGGACTTCTTCTTCCGGAAGATCGTCCGGGACGGCGGGGTGGCGCTGACCTGGCTGGCGGAGCAGGTCCAGGCCACCGTCACCGCGGAGGCGGGCAACGGCCGGCTCAAGGTCGAGCGCGCGCTGCTCGGCACCGCGCTGGGCGACGTGCAGGGGATGCTGACCGCGATGTTCGGCCAGCTGACCGCCGCGACCGAGGACCGCACCAAGCTCTACGCGGTCGGCCAGAACACCAGCCGGCTGCTGCTGGCGGTCGGCGACCTGGTCACCGGGTGGCTCCTGGTCCGCCAGGCGGAGGTGGCGCTCGCCGCGCTGGCCGGCGACGTGGGCGAGCGGGACCGGCACTTCTACGAGGGCAAGCTCGCCGCGACCCGGTTCTTCTGCAGCCAGGTGCTGCCGAAGCTGACCAGCGAGCGGTACCTCGTCGAGCACACCGACAACGCGCTGATGGAGGTCGACGAGGCCGCGTTCTGAGTAGCCGCGCCACCGCCGGGCATGCACGGGTCATGACCGAACCCAGCGACAGCGGCTACCACGACTCCCCCGCCACCTCCGACCCCGACGGCGACCTGGTCGACGGCACCCCCGGCCACGACCGCGGGGACGGCGGCGAGAAGGACACCGTGCTGCTCACCGACGACGAGGCGCAGCGCGAGGACTCGGTCGCCCGCCCCGCCAACGACTGACGAAGGACCCCTCTGCCCCTTCCCCGGCTCCCTCGCAGGGGCCCGCGCGGAGCGTGCGAGGCGTGGGGGGGCGAGGGGGTCCTCCTCAGATCCAGCCGTGCCGGCGCGCGGCCTCCACGGCCGCGTGCCGGTTCGACGCGCCCAGCTTCGCCGCGGCCGCCGACAGGTAGTTGCGCACGGTGCCCGGCGACAGGTGGGCGCGGACGGCGATCTCCTCGACCGGGGCGCCGCTCGCGGCGAGCTCGAGGACATCGGCCTCCCGCGGGGTCAGCGGGCTGTCCCCGGCGCTGATCGCCTCCGCGGCGAGCTCGGGGTCGACGTAGCGCCCACCCCGGTGCACCGTGCGCACGACGTCGCCCAGCACGGCCGCCCCCACCGTCTTGGGCAGGAAGCCCCGGACCCCGGCCTCCAGCGCCCGCTTGAGGTGCCCGGGCCGGCCGTGGCCGGTGACGATGACCAGCCCGCAGCCGGGCAGCACCGTGGTCAGCTCCCCCGCGACGCTGATCCCGTCCCGGTCGGGCATCTGCAGGTCCAGCACGGCGACGTCCGGCGTGTGCAAGCGGGCCATGGCCAGCGCCTCGGCGCCGGAGGACGCCTGGGCGACCACCTCGAGGTCGTCCTCCAGCCCGAGCAGGGCGGCGAACGCCGAGCGGACCAGGTTCTCGTCGTCGGCCAGCAGCACGCGGATCATGCGGCACCTCCGGTGGGCAGGGTGGCGGTCAGGGTGAAGCGGTCGCCGTCACGGGAGGCGTCCAGCGACCCGCCGGCCCCGGCCAGCCGCTCGCGGAGGCCGGTCAGGCCGTTGCCGGTGCCCGGCTCGCCGGTCACCCCGTCGTTGGTCACCGTCAGGGCGACCTCCCCCTCACCGCGCTCCAGCCCGATCCAGCAGTCGGCGGCGTCGCTGTGCCGCAGCACGTTGGTCACGGCCTCCCGCACCACCCAGCCCAGCGCCACCTGCACCGGCTCGGGCAGCCCGACCGCCGCGTCCTCGCCGTGCACCGTGCAGGCCACCCCGGCGGCGCGCAGCACCGACCGGGCGCCGGCCAGCTCGCCGGCCAGGTCGGTGCGGCGGTACCCGCGGACCACCTCGCGCACCTCCCGGAGCGACTCCTCGGCGATCCGGCTGATGTCGGCGACCTCGTCGGCGGCCTCCGGCCGGTCCCGGCGCACCAGCTCGCCGGCCAGCTGGCTCTTGACCGCGATCGCCGAGAGGTTGCGGCCCATCACGTCGTGCAGGTCCCGCGCGAAGCGGAGCCGCTCCTCGGCCACCGCCAGCTGGAGCTCCACGCCCCGGGTGCGCTCCATCTCCAGCACCACGTCGAGCACCCACACGGTGAACCGGAAGGCGAGCACCACGAACAGGACCGTGACGGCCAGCACGACCCCCTGCGCGACGGCCGCGACCGGGTGCGCGCCGGCCAGCGCGGCGGCGACGCCGCTGACCACGCCGACGCCCACCGCGTACGGGGTGAGCTGCCGGGTCGCCCAGACCGTCGAGCAGGCGATGAGCACGGCGGCGAGGGGCAGGCTGACCGACCACGGGACGGCGCCGGCGGAGTCGGACCCGGCGAACGCCCACGCGCCCCCGACCGCCGTCGCCCCGGCCGCCGCGAACGCCGCGATCGTCAGGCCCCCGGGGAGCTGACGACCCTCCCGGTGCGCCGCCAGTCCCCGACGGCTGAGCTGGACCGCCGCCACCCCGGTGACGGCCGAGCCGGCCAGGAACACCAGCCCGCCGCCCCCCGGGGCCGCGCCATCGACCCCGGCGCCGAGCACCGCCAGCGCGAGGACCGGCAGCGCGGCCAGGAAGGAGTAGAAGGACCAGCGCGTGTACAGGTCGATCCGCTGGGGCGCCGTCCGGCTGTTCCACCAGCGCGAGACGGTCGGCACGGCGGTCATGCTGCCGTACCGACCGTGCCGCGGCGGTGTGGCCTCACCGGCGGGGAGCCCACCGGAACCCGCGCCGGGCGGCGACCGCGCCCACCACCAGCCACCCGGCGAGCACCGCCAGCGGCATGCCGGCGTGCGGCCAGACGCTCCCGTCGACCAGCTCGCCGTCCCAGGTCTGGCCGGCCAGGCCCAGCTGCAGCAGCTCCACGACGGGGGTGAGCGGCAGGAACCGGGCGATCTCGCCCAGCGTCTCGGGCAGCACGGACAGCGGGTAGAAGACCCCGGAGAGCCCGGTGGAGACGACGATGATCGGCAGCGTGGTGATCTGCGCGGACTCCGGCGTGCGGGTGAAGCTGGTGCTCGCCGCGGCCAGCACGACCATCAGCAGCGTCCCGGCGAGCAGGGCGAGCAGCGGCAGGACGACGTCGGCGGGGGCCGACCACTCACCGAGCAGCGCCACGCCCGCGGCGATGACCACCACCTGGCCGAGGGTGACGAACACGGTCGGCGCGGCGGTGCCGGCCAGCACCTCGACGTCGGTCAGCTCCCCGGTGCGCATCCGCTGCAGCACCAGGTCCTCCCGGCGGGCGACGTAGGTGGTGACCAGGTTGTAGTAGGTCAGCATCACCAGGGTGATGCCGGCGGCGGTCACCAGCAGCCGGGCGCCGATGGGGAACTCCCCGTCGTCCAGGCCCAGGGCCGGCACGACCGCGACGAACAGCAGCGGCAGGACCACCGAGTTCACCAGGGCGGTGCGGTTGCGGCCCAGTAGCCGGGTCTCGGCGGAGGCCAGGGACCAGACCCGGGACAGCCGGCCCGGTCCGCTCGTGGGGCGGTCGAGGGTGCTGCGATCGGTGGTCGGGGCGCTCATCGGTTCTCCTCCTGCGTCGTGCGGGGGTCGGTGCCGTCGGCGACGGCGAGGAAGGCCTGCTCGAGGGAGCCCGCGCGGGCCAGCAGCGTCCGCAGCACGACGCCGTGCTCGGCGGCCCAGGCCAGCAGCTCGGCCAGCACCGGTTGCAGCGCGCGGGTGTGCCACTCGACCCGCCGGCCCTGGCCGACCACCTGCACGCCCGTGGGCACGGGTGGCTGCGGGGCGTCGTCGTCGAGGGTGAAGCGGATGGTGGCCGGCTGGGTCTCGGCGATCTCGGCCTGGGTGCCGGACAGCACGATCTGGCCGCCGCGCATGATCGCGACCCGGTCGGCGAGCTCCTCGGCCTCCTCCAGGTGGTGGGTGGTCAGCAGGACCGCGGCGCCGTCGGCCACCAGCCCCTTCACCAGCTCCCAGACCTGCCGGCGGGACTCCGGGTCGAGTCCGGTGGTCGGCTCGTCCAGCACGACGACGGCGGGCCGGCCGAGCAGCGACAGCGCGAGGTCCAGCCGGCGGCGCTCACCGCCGGAGAGGCTGCGCACCCGGACGTCGGCGCGGTCGGCCAGCTGCACCTGGGCCAGCGCCTCGGGCACCGGCCGCGGACCGGTCAGCGTGCCCGCCCAGGCGCGCAGGGTCTCGGCGACCGTCAGGTCGCCGGGCAGGCCGCTGGTCTGCAGGAGCACCCCCAGGTGCGGCCGCACCCGGGCCCGGTCACGCACCGGGTCGGCGCCGAGCACCCGCACCGCGCCGGCCGCGGGCGGGGCCAGGCCCTCGAGCACCTCCAGCGCGGAGGTCTTGCCCGCCCCGTTGACGCCGAGCAGGGCGAACACCTCACCGGGCTGCACCTCGAACGAGATGCCGCGCACCGCCTCGAAGTCGCCGTAGCTGCGGCGCAGGTCGGTGACCTCGATCGCCGGGGCCGCCGTCGGTGCGATGGACGGTGAGCGGGTGGGGGTGGGGTGCACGTCGACCTCCTCGGTGCGCCGCCGGCCGCCGTCGGGCCGGGCTGTCGGACGCACCCCTCACGTTGCCGCCCGGACCCGGCTGGCACAGGTGCCGCCGTGCACCTCTTCGCGGCCTCGGCGCACGGGTGGGGCATGACACGTGTCATGGGCGCGCGATGCGCCCGGTGCGCGGTGCCTCGGGTGCGCGGTGCCTCGGGTGCGCGGTGCCTCGGGTGCGCGGTGCCTCGGGTGCGCGGTGCCTCGGGTGCGCGGTGCCTCGGGTGCGCGGTGCCTCGGGTGCGCGCACCCGACCTACCCTGGCCCGGTGCCCCCGCTGCTCTCCACCGCGCCGACGGTGCTGCCCGAGCGGGAGTGGCGTGCCCGGGAGGCGGACCACCAGGCCCGGATGGAGACCTGGCTGGGACCCCACCGCGCACGCCGGCAGGCCGGCGCCACCCACCCGGTGCTGGACTTCCTGTTCACCTACTACTCCGAGCCCCCCGGCCGGCTGCGGCGCTGGCACCCCGGCGTCGGCACCGTGCTGGCCGGTGCGGCGGCCAGCGAGCGGCTGAACTGGCCGTTCTACGCGGCCACCGCCGACGGCGTCGGCCTGGACCGGGCCGCGTTCCTGGACAAGCGGCGCAGCGCCGTCGGCTGGATCGAGGGCCTGCTGGGCGGCACCGCGTCCCGGCCCGGCCAGTTCGGCTGCTTCGGGCTGCACGAGTGGGCGATGCTCTACCGCCCCGAGGACGGCGAGGTGCGCCACCCGCTGCCCTTGCGGTTGGGGCAGGCCGGCACCGACGCGGTGGTGGAGTCGCACCGGGTGCAGTGCAGCCACATCGACGCCTACCGGTTCTTCACCCGCGCCGGCGCACCGCGGAACACCCTGCGGCCCACCCGGGAGACCCAGCCCGCGATGGACCAGCCCGGCTGCCTGCACGCGACGATGGACCTCTACAAGTGGGCGTACAAGCTCAGCCCGGCCGTCCCCGGCGAGCTGCTGGCCGACTGCTTCGCGCTCGCCGCCGACGTCCGGGAGCTGGACATGCGTGCCTCGCCCTACGACCTGAGCGCGCACGGGTACTCCCCGGTGGCGATCGAGACGCCGGAGGGCAAGGCCGAGTACGTGGCCGCCCAGCGCGGCTTCGCCGCCCGCGGCGGGGTGCTCCGCGAGCGACTGCTGACCGTCTGCCGGGAGCTGCTGGACGGCGCGTAGCGGCGCCGTGCCGCTGGCGCTCGGCGCCGTCCCGCGGGCTACGGGACCGCGTCGGCGGGTACCGCCTGCGGCAGCGTCCGGCGATCGTGGCGCTGATCACCGGACGCCTGGTCCCGGCCGGACGTCTTCGCCGCGTACAGGGCCGCGTCGGCGGCCGCGTAGAGCGCCACCCGGTCCCCGTCGTCGGAGGTGGCCACGCCGACGCTGATGCTCAGCGGCAGGGAGATGCCCGCGGGCAGGACCAGCGGCGCCGTCCGGACGGCGCGCACGAGCTCCTCGGCCCGCTCCAGGGCCACCGGCTGGGCGCAGCCCACGAGCAGGACGCCCAGCTCGTCGCCCCCGAGGCGACCGACGAGGCCACCGAAGCGGCGCACCGCGGCCTCGACCAGGCCGCCCACGTGCCGCAGTGCGGCGTCGCCGGCCGGGTGGCCGAACCCGTCGTTGACCGACTTGAAGCGGTCCAGGTCGACCAGCAGCAGACTGCACGGCGCCGACGACCGCTGCAGGGCGTCGTCCAGACCGGCCTCGAAGGCCCGCCGCGAGAGGAGGCCGGTCAGGCCGTCGACGTCGGCCGCATGGGCGAGCCTCGCCACCAGCAGGTCCTGCTCGTCCGCGGCCCGCGCCAGGGTGACGTGCACGAGGAGCAGCACCCCGCCGACGAAGACCACGTGCACCGCAAGGAGGGCGATGCCGCCGTCCAGCTGGCTGGCGATCCACGCGCCGACCCCCACCGCCTCGGCCGTGACCAGCCGTGCCACCCCCCGCCCCAGCAGTTTCGCGGTGAAGACCACGAGCAGGAACAGCACGGGGACCGCGACGAGGACGGCTTCGGGGTAGTAGACCGGCACCACGCCCAGCATCGGGGTCGCCAGGACCGTCAGCGTGGGCCAGGTCCGCGCCGGCAGCCGCGATCGCCAGCGGTACACCGCGGCACAGGCCACCAGCTGGGCCGCCAGGACCACCAGCTGCAGGCCGGCGTTCTCCGGGTCGGGACCGAGCGCAGCGACCAGCCCGACGTGGAGCAGCACACCGGCGCCCAGCAGACCCAGGCCGGTCAGGGTCACACCCTCGGCTGCGGGTCGCTCCCCGCGCCGTGGCCGGTCCACGCCACTGCTGCCTGTCATGCTCCGGTCATCGGCGCGGGAGCACCGCTCCCTGAAGCGCTTCACCCGAGCGGGTGGCCAGCCGGGGAGTGGCCGCGATGGTGGCGCGCCGGGGCGGCCTGCCGGACGCCGCGTGACGTCGTACGGTCGGCGGGTGACCTCCACCCGCACGGACCGCTGGCTGCACCTGGACGGGACGACGAACACCCGGGACCTGGGCGGGCTGCCCACCGTCGACGGCGGCACGACGCAGTTCGGGCGGGTGCTCCGCAGCGACAACCTGCAGACGCTCAGCGACGCCGACGTCCGCACGCTGGTGGAGGAGGTCGGGCTGACCGAGGTGATCGACCTGCGCACCACCGCGGAGATCCTGATGGAGGGCCGCGGCCCGCTGCGCGCCGTCGACGCCGTCACCCACCGGCACTTCACGCTGCTGCCCGAGCGGGGCCTGCGCACCGACGTCTTCGCCGCCGAGGAGGACGACGAGGAGATCCGCGCGCAGCTGCCGGCCGACTGGGCGGAGTCGATCCTGCCCCGGCAGCACGCGCCCGGCGACGAGGGCGAGCCGCCCGCCGTCCGCTCCTACCTGGGCTACCTGACCGACAGCGCCGACAACGTGCTGGCCGCGCTGCGGGCGCTGACCGCCGGGCCGGGCGCCGCGGTGGTGCACTGCGCCGCCGGCAAGGACCGCACCGGGGTGGTGTCGGCGCTGGCCCTGGCGGTGGCCGGGGCGACGCCGGAGGCGATCGTCGCCGACTACGCGCAGACCGCGGAGATCATCGACGCGCTGGTCGCCAAGCTGGCCAGCAGCTCCACCTACGCCGAGGACATGACCCGTCGCGACGTCGCCAGCCACACCCCGCGGGCGGAGTCGATGCGCCGGGTGCTGGAGGTGCTCGACCAGCGCTGGGGTGGCCCGGTCGGCTGGCTGGAGCAGCACGGCTTCGGCGCCGACGAGCAGTCCGCGCTCCGCGCCCGCCTCCGCGACTGACCAAGGAACCCGTCCTCCTCACCCCGCACACGCTCGGGGCGAGCCTCGGGACGGGGCCGAACACCACGATCAGCACGGGCCCGGACAGCAGACGACCCCGGCTCCCTGAGGGAGTCCGGGGTCATGCTGCGTTGCCGTGCGCGGCCCCCTCACACGGCGAGGGGGTCAGCGCTCAGCGGAGGTTGCTGAACTGGCTGCTGTTGGCCAGGGTCAGCAGCTCGTCGCGCATCGCCGGGCTGCTGGTGCGGGCGACGGCGGCGTCGAGTGCGCGTCGCGTACGCGCCGCCTGCCGACGCTTCCGCCAGCTGGAGGTCACGCTGCTCATGGTGCCTTCTCTCAGTGGTGTCACGTGGGTGTTACGCCCGTATTAAAGCAGGCGAGCTGCCGGGTATTCCATCGGAAGCAAGGTCGTGTTGCTGAAGTCGCCGATGATTCACTCATCCGAAGGGGTGAGGGCCATGGATCCGTCACCCGGCGGTCACCCACTGGCCGCTCACGGAACGCACGCGGGCCCCGCCGGTCGGTGACCGGCGGGGCCCGTGCAGGCGGATCGGGGTCCGTCGTCAGGCGCTGAGCACCTCGCGCACCGCAGCACGTGCCGCCTGCGGGTCGGCGGCAGCGAGGGCCGCCTCGGCCGCCCGCTGACAGGTGGCGAGGTCGACCGTCGCCAGCCGGCCACCCACCCCGGCGACGGAGGAGGCGGCACAGGACAGCGAGGAGATGCCCATGCCGACCAGCACGACGGCCAGCATCGGGTCCGCGGCCGCCTCGCCACAGACGCCCACCGGCTTGCCGAGCCGCTGCCCGGCGGCGGCCGCGGCGTGGACCAGGGCCAGCAGCGCGGGCTGCCACGGGTCGGTCAGGTCGGCCAGGTCGGCGGAGAGCCGGTCGGCGGCCAGCGTGTACTGCGACAGGTCGTTGGTGCCGATGGACAGGAAGTCCAGGTGCTCCAGGAACCGGTCGGCGAGCACGGCCACCGACGGCACCTCGACCATGACGCCGGGCGACATCCCGCGCTCCCGCACCTGCGCGGCGAAGTCTGCGGCCTCGGCGACGGTGGCCACCATCGGCGCCATCACCCACGGCGAGGTGCCGGTGCGCTCGGCGGCCTGGGCGATCGCGTCCAGCTGCCGGGTGAGCAGGCCGGGGTCGCGCCGCGCGGTGCGCACCCCGCGGACGCCGAGAGCCGGGTTGGCCTCGTCCGGCGGGGTGGCGAACGGCAGCGGCTTGTCCGAGCCGGCG from Modestobacter roseus encodes the following:
- a CDS encoding metal ABC transporter ATP-binding protein is translated as MTDVRTADPAPAAPPALVLDDVSVVRGGRTVWSQGTLTVPTGAVVGVIGPNGAGKTTLFQLALGLLPPATGRIEVLGRTPSRGDRRIGYVPQNYTAALGETVRARDLVMLGLTGGRFGLRRASAEERARVDGALARVGASGYADRRMSELSGGQQQRVAIAQAIVDDAELLLLDEPLANLDLRNQHEVVTLLGELTRSRQVTIMVVVHDLNPLLPVLTDAVYLLDGHPHHDPIDAVVTEDLLTHLYGTPVRVVRTAQGDLFTRGG
- a CDS encoding metal ABC transporter permease — translated: MVTFQENWLQVLQTTFMQHALIGGSMVALAAGLMGWFVVTRQNAFAAHALAHIGFPGATGAILVGAPVTLGLAVFCVGGGLLIGLLGKRVADREVATGTILAFATGLGVLFASLATANASSTTTVLFGNLLAISTDQLWVFGGFTLLVVGALAVIARPLVFASVDPAVAEARGVPVRALGVAFIVLLALTVTMAVQVVGTLLLFALVVTPAAAALRMTARPGMVAALAVAIALGSVWLGLVLSAMVNLPPSFFVTTLAVLTWVLTLLVTRDRTPRGAAVPVADPAPLAAHPAG
- a CDS encoding TetR/AcrR family transcriptional regulator; amino-acid sequence: MTAAALPLHTADDGSAPVRRSRAERQEIVLDTAERLFSARSSRSVGMDELVRETGLGKMTVYRLFKSKDDLVGAYLARKAATVLSYIDAELIRLEGDPRAALLSVVDAVEKDVTRTGFRGCPFTNVSSEYDDPQHPARSAAADYKFELHMRLERLAAEVVPGGGEDLAAQVHLIIDGMYLSGGLLGPDGPASHGRRLAQKLIDAAVRDATA
- a CDS encoding acyl-CoA dehydrogenase, which codes for MSHYTANLRDLEFNLFEFQSTKDRFGTGPFAQMDAETARGVLAEVRRLAEGPLAASFADADRNPPVFDPATHTVTLPESFRESVRAVEAGEWWRLDLPEELGGFGAPFSLRWAAFEMILGANPAVFMYGSGATFAAILHSLGTPDQQRLAELMIEHLWGATMVLTEPDAGSDVGAGRARAVQQPDGSWHITGVKRFISSAEHDLSDNIVHLVLARPEGAGPGTKGLSLFVVPKFHVDLATGELGERNGVYVTNLEKKMGLKVSTTCELTFGDGPVPARGWLVGDVHDGIAQMFRVIEYARMFVGTKAIATLSAGYQVALEYAKTRVQGADLTATAKDAPRVPITHHPDVRRSLMLQKAYAEGMRALYLYTATFRDQVMEAQAAGTTDSPEAVLAAKLNDLLLPVVKGFGSERATQLLTSESLQTLGGSGYLQDYPVEQYVRDSKIDTLYEGTTAIQGQDFFFRKIVRDGGVALTWLAEQVQATVTAEAGNGRLKVERALLGTALGDVQGMLTAMFGQLTAATEDRTKLYAVGQNTSRLLLAVGDLVTGWLLVRQAEVALAALAGDVGERDRHFYEGKLAATRFFCSQVLPKLTSERYLVEHTDNALMEVDEAAF
- a CDS encoding response regulator transcription factor — translated: MIRVLLADDENLVRSAFAALLGLEDDLEVVAQASSGAEALAMARLHTPDVAVLDLQMPDRDGISVAGELTTVLPGCGLVIVTGHGRPGHLKRALEAGVRGFLPKTVGAAVLGDVVRTVHRGGRYVDPELAAEAISAGDSPLTPREADVLELAASGAPVEEIAVRAHLSPGTVRNYLSAAAAKLGASNRHAAVEAARRHGWI
- a CDS encoding sensor histidine kinase, whose translation is MTAVPTVSRWWNSRTAPQRIDLYTRWSFYSFLAALPVLALAVLGAGVDGAAPGGGGLVFLAGSAVTGVAAVQLSRRGLAAHREGRQLPGGLTIAAFAAAGATAVGGAWAFAGSDSAGAVPWSVSLPLAAVLIACSTVWATRQLTPYAVGVGVVSGVAAALAGAHPVAAVAQGVVLAVTVLFVVLAFRFTVWVLDVVLEMERTRGVELQLAVAEERLRFARDLHDVMGRNLSAIAVKSQLAGELVRRDRPEAADEVADISRIAEESLREVREVVRGYRRTDLAGELAGARSVLRAAGVACTVHGEDAAVGLPEPVQVALGWVVREAVTNVLRHSDAADCWIGLERGEGEVALTVTNDGVTGEPGTGNGLTGLRERLAGAGGSLDASRDGDRFTLTATLPTGGAA